A single Gemmatimonadota bacterium DNA region contains:
- the smpB gene encoding SsrA-binding protein SmpB → MPDVTATPARQSIAKNRRASHDYQLLETWEAGIALTGTEVKALRDGKANISDAYGIVRDGEVYLLNLHISPYERGGYVNHEPTRTRKLLLHKKEIRKMIGAVERQGLTLVPLELYFKGGRAKVALALGKGKKLHDKREDARKRDDERDMARAMRRS, encoded by the coding sequence ATGCCCGACGTTACCGCCACGCCGGCGCGCCAGTCAATTGCGAAGAACCGCAGGGCGTCGCACGACTATCAACTCCTCGAGACCTGGGAAGCCGGCATCGCGCTCACCGGTACCGAAGTAAAGGCGCTGCGTGACGGGAAGGCTAACATCTCCGACGCCTACGGCATTGTTCGCGATGGTGAAGTCTATCTGCTCAATCTCCACATCTCTCCGTACGAGCGCGGCGGCTACGTCAACCACGAGCCGACGCGCACGCGCAAGCTTCTGCTGCACAAGAAGGAGATTCGCAAGATGATCGGAGCCGTTGAGCGGCAGGGCCTTACACTCGTTCCCCTGGAGCTCTACTTCAAGGGCGGCCGCGCCAAGGTCGCTCTCGCGCTCGGCAAGGGCAAGAAACTTCACGACAAGCGCGAAGACGCTCGCAAGCGCGACGACGAACGTGACATGGCGCGCGCCATGCGGCGTTCGTGA